Genomic DNA from Marnyiella aurantia:
GGATAAAGGGTGTGTTAAATACGGACCAACTTTCATTTCTTAGGTCTAGCCTGAAAATTCTCGAAGTCGCACCACCGCTAGCAATCCACAGGTAGTTTTTGGACGATGCCATATTGGAATTGCTGGCGGCGAATGCGGCTTCGCCTTTATTCATTTTCGGTTTGCCTTTTTGGTCAGTGATGTACCACTGGTTTTTACCTTTGCGGTTAGAGACCGCGAGTTTCAGATTCAGGTCAGTATCCGGATCACTGAAGGCGTATCCCAGATCATCATTTACGAAATGCAGTGCGTCATAAAATGCGGTTTTTGCAGTGTCCCGTAATACAACCTGTTTTGCCAGTGTCCTTTTATTTATCTTGAACATCAATGCCGGACTTTCGATAGTAATGGCATAAAAATCTGTTTTATTCTGGCCCAGCGTGCGGAACTGAAGTTTTTCATCAGTTAATACCTTTTGCTTTTTATCCCTTGCATCTACCAGACTCACATAACCGAATTTGGATTCGGTACCGGAATACCAAACTTTATGGTCCCAGATCTCCAGTGCGCGGATGGAAATTTTATCTTCAAGCAGGATCTCAGTTTTTACCTGCTGCCCGTTCACACAGAAGACAGATATAATGAAAAGGATTACTATTGATTTCTTTAGCATGGTATAAAAATAAAAAATCCCACCGTAAGGTGGGACAAATATTAATCAGGATTATTTACTTTAGAATGTTTCCGTCCGTACAGGAAGTAGATAACAAAACCTAAGGCCAGCCAGATGGCCAGACGTTCCCAGCTTTCACCCGGCAGTCCTATCATTAAGGTTACGCAGATAATAACGCCTAAAATAGGTACTAACGGTACC
This window encodes:
- a CDS encoding WD40/YVTN/BNR-like repeat-containing protein, which produces MLKKSIVILFIISVFCVNGQQVKTEILLEDKISIRALEIWDHKVWYSGTESKFGYVSLVDARDKKQKVLTDEKLQFRTLGQNKTDFYAITIESPALMFKINKRTLAKQVVLRDTAKTAFYDALHFVNDDLGYAFSDPDTDLNLKLAVSNRKGKNQWYITDQKGKPKMNKGEAAFAASNSNMASSKNYLWIASGGATSRIFRLDLRNESWSVFNTPFIQGSSSQGIYAIDFYKDKFGIAVGGDYTKQSENINNIATTIDGGQTWTVQASGKNRGYKSCVKIRPRSGGKDIIAVGDQNVELSRDFGKTWTTISNEKGLYVCEWTDRNTIIFAGKGRILKMNLKL